A single region of the Oncorhynchus kisutch isolate 150728-3 linkage group LG30, Okis_V2, whole genome shotgun sequence genome encodes:
- the LOC109875252 gene encoding regulator of G-protein signaling 21-like, with the protein MLILVTSPSRELHPLNIDMEDNRRKQTKVCDLRSRLQRRSSHAPNTERLSTEEIILWSQSLERLLTSKYGMATFQAFLKSEFSDENIEFWLICEDYKKIKSSFRLSSRAKKIYKTYIEAEAPKEINIDHKTRDLIGQNVKTPSTVCFDEAQRIVYSLMEKDSYPRFLRSNIYRTLLDSASDYTKM; encoded by the exons ATGCTTATCTTAGTCACATCACCATCAAGGGAACTGCATCCACTCAACATTGACATGGAGGACAACAGAAGAAAGCAGACAAA GGTATGCGACTTGAGGTCCCGACTACAACGCAGATCTTCCCATGCCCCTAACACTGAACG ACTTAGTACTGAGGAAATTATCCTGTGGTCCCAGTCTTTGGAGAGACTTCTCACATCAAAAT ATGGCATGGCAACATTTCAGGCCTTTCTGAAATCAGAGTTCAGCGATGAGAACATTGAATTCTGGTTGATCTGTGAAGACTACAAGAAGATTAAGTCCTCCTTCAGGCTGTCCTCCAGGGCCAAGAAGATCTACAAGACATACATTGAAGCTGAGGCTCCGAAAGAG ATCAACATTGACCACAAGACCAGAGATCTCATTGGGCAGAATGTGAAGACGCCCTCCACAGTTTGCTTCGACGAGGCCCAGAGGATTGTGTACAGCCTGATGGAGAAAGACTCCTACCCCAGGTTCCTCAGATCCAACATCTACAGGACCCTATTGGACTCCGCATCAGACTACACGAAGATGTGA